A single region of the Nicotiana sylvestris chromosome 6, ASM39365v2, whole genome shotgun sequence genome encodes:
- the LOC104210309 gene encoding uridine/cytidine kinase UKL1, chloroplastic gives MAPVPEETTAIDYVMEAASGAHFSGLRFDGLLTSGSASPRASPTHTPTHFSTTIPLDSTTPKQPFVIGVSGGTASGKTTVCDMIIQQLHDHRVVLVNQDSFYRGLTPEEMKRVHEYNFDHPDAFDTEQLLECVEKLKSGLSVQVPIYDFKTHQRCSDSFRQVNASDVIILEGILVFHDSRVRNLMNMKIFVDTDADVRLARRIRRDTVERGRDINSVLEQYAKFVKPAFDDFVLPSKKYADVIIPRGGDNHVAIDLITQHIRTKLGQHDLCKIYPNVYVIQSTFQIRGMHTLIRDKDISKHDFVFYSDRLIRLVVEHGLGHLPFTEKQIVTPTGSVYTGVDFCKKLCGVSIVRSGESMENALRACCKGIKIGKILIHRDGDNGKQLIYEKLPKDISERHVLLLDPVLATGNSANQAIELLIQKGVPESHIIFLNLISAPEGIHCVCKRFPSLKIVTSEIDLALNEEYRVIPGLGEFGDRYFGTDD, from the exons atgGCGCCGGTGCCTGAGGAAACAACTGCGATAGATTACGTGATGGAGGCAGCTTCTGGTGCACACTTTTCCGGTCTCCGATTTGATGGCCTTCTCACTTCTGGCTCTGCTTCTCCACGCGCTTCTCCTACTCACACTCCCACGCACTTCTCCACCACTATCCCTCTTGATTCCACTACCCCTAAACAGCCTTTCGTTATCG GGGTTTCTGGAGGTACAGCATCAGGTAAGACGACAGTGTGTGACATGATCATCCAACAACTACACGATCATCGTGTCGTGCTTGTTAATCAG GATTCTTTCTACCGCGGTTTGACGCCTGAAGAAATGAAACGTGTCCATGAGTATAATTTTGATCATCCAG ATGCTTTTGACACTGAGCAGCTCTTAGAGTGCGTTGAAAAGTTAAAATCTGGCCTGTCAGTCCAAGTCCCAATATATGACTTTAAAACCCATCAAAGATGTTCAGACAGCTTCCGCCAG GTGAATGCATCTGATGTTATCATCTTGGAGGGTATTCTTGTTTTCCATGACTCGCGTGTCCGCAATCTGATGAATATGAAGATTTTTGTTGATACAG ATGCTGATGTGAGGCTTGCTCGTAGAATAAGACGTGACACAGTGGAGAGGGGTAGAGACATAAACTCAGTACTTGAACAG TATGCAAAGTTTGTCAAGCCCGCTTTTGATGACTTTGTTCTTCCTTCAAAGAAGTATGCTGATGTTATCATTCCAAGGGGAGGTGATAATCATGTTGCTATTGATTTGATTACCCAACATATTCGCACAAAACTTGGGCAGCATGATCTTTGCAAGATATATCCGAATGTGTATGTTATTCAGTCGACTTTCCAG ATTAGAGGTATGCATACACTAATTCGAGATAAAGATATTTCAAAGCATGACTTTGTTTTTTATTCTGATCGGCTTATTCGTCTG GTTGTGGAGCATGGTCTTGGGCATTTGCCCTTCACTGAGAAGCAAATAGTCACTCCAACAG GGTCAGTATACACCGGTGTTGATTTTTGCAAAAAGTTGTGTGGAGTGTCCATTGTTCGAAG TGGTGAAAGTATGGAAAATGCACTTCGTGCTTGCTGCAAGGGTATTAAAATTGGGAAAATTCTGATCCACCGTGATGGTGACAATGGGAAACAG CTTATATATGAAAAACTTCCAAAAGACATCTCAGAGCGGCACGTCCTGCTTCTGGACCCGGTACTTGCTACAG GTAATTCGGCTAACCAGGCAATTGAGCTGCTCATACAGAAAGGAGTACCAGAATCCCACATTATTTTCCTAAATCTCATCTCT GCACCTGAGGGAATACATTGTGTTTGCAAACGATTCCCCTCCTTAAAAATTGTCACGTCGGAGATTGATCTGGCTTTAAATGAAGAGTATCGTGTCATACCAGGTTTGGGAGAGTTTGGTGATCGTTACTTTGGCACTGATGATTGA